The Silene latifolia isolate original U9 population chromosome X, ASM4854445v1, whole genome shotgun sequence genome contains the following window.
TAGTTGTACAGTATTTTTGCGTTCTTGTACAACGAGTTGTATAATAATATCTGTGCTCTAAATGGCTTCCCGCCTTCCACCCGCAACAAAAGTAGCTTTCATCGTTTACTATTCTTCGCGTACCACAACCAAAATGTGtgacacaaaatctcattatagacggtacATATTCGTATATAACTAAAGATGGGCACTGTTGAGGACGTTAGGGGAAGAGAACGATGGTAGACCTTGGATTTGTGTGGGTGATTTTAACGAAATTCTTTATGCAACCGAGATGAAGGGGGGATATAGACCACAGTGGCAAATGACGAACTTTAGGGAGGCTGTAGATGATTGCGGATTAAGGGACGTGGAATTTGATGGTTATGAGTTCACTTACGATAACGGGCAGGCGGAGGATGATAACAGGCAGTCTCGCATTGATCGTGCGATGGGTAATGACCGTTGGTTTGAACTATTTCCGAGGGCTAGACTGATCCATATGGATAGAGAATGGTCAGACCACGCTCCGATAAAATTAATGCTAAGAAAACGGGAGGAAGGCGAGAGAGTTGGCGGCAGAATTTTCCGGTTTGAACAGATGTGGGTCGGAGAAGATGGGTGTGAAGAAACTATCAAGAAGGTGTGGGATAGAAGCGGGGAAGACCTGACGAGTACCCTTGCCCACTGTGCTCATTCTCTACAAGAATGGAAGGGTCTTAGCATTGGGAAAATTTTACGAGACATTAGAGCTAAACGGAGGAGGTTGAAACGACTGAATGAAGGAGAAAAATCTTTGCGAGCAGTGAATGAAAGGAAGGTACTGGTGAAAGAGATTGCGCAGCTATTGAAACAGGAGGAGATTTATTGGAAGCAACGGTCGCGAGCGTTATGGCTCAAGGAGGGGGATCGGAACACGAAATATTTCCATAGGAAAGCAGGCCAAAGAAAGGAAAAGAACCATATTGCGAAGCTCGTGGATGACAACGGGCAGGAGCACGTTGATACTGATGCCATTGCTACGGTGGCGAGAGGATATTTCTTGTCTTTATTTGAGTCGGATTTACCGCAGTTCGATGACGAGGTATTAGATGTTGTTGCTGATAGAGTAACCGAACACATGAATGCCGGCTTATCTGCTGATTACCGAGAACCGAGAAGAAGAGGTGTATGAGGCGCTCAATCAAATTCATCCGCTCAAAGCACCCGGTCCCGACGGTATGAACGGTCTATTCTATCAAACTTATTGGCATATTGTTGGCCCATTAGTTATGCGTACGACCCTTAATATTCTCAGAGGTGGCGAATTTCCTCCTGGTTTGAATAATACACAAATTGTCCTTATCCCAAAAAAGAAAGCTCCGGATAAAATTGTCGATTTCCGTCCTATCAGCCTATGTAATGTAGTGTATAAACTTGTG
Protein-coding sequences here:
- the LOC141620995 gene encoding uncharacterized protein LOC141620995, which translates into the protein MTNFREAVDDCGLRDVEFDGYEFTYDNGQAEDDNRQSRIDRAMGNDRWFELFPRARLIHMDREWSDHAPIKLMLRKREEGERVGGRIFRFEQMWVGEDGCEETIKKVWDRSGEDLTSTLAHCAHSLQEWKGLSIGKILRDIRAKRRRLKRLNEGEKSLRAVNERKVLVKEIAQLLKQEEIYWKQRSRALWLKEGDRNTKYFHRKAGQRKEKNHIAKLVDDNGQEHVDTDAIATVARGYFLSLFESDLPQFDDEVLDVVADRVTEHMNAGLSADYREPRRRGV